The Longimicrobium sp. genome has a segment encoding these proteins:
- a CDS encoding superoxide dismutase family protein: protein MRTPFALFALALLAGCAGMGGGGMAADVHTITVRGADGATVGTALLRPGTDGVQVTLSVNGLPPGTHGVHLHQAGRCDLPDFTSAGGHLNPAGKQHGLQNPQGPHAGDLPNLVVDANRRGSLTGTARGTTLEGGAANSLRKPGGTALVIHASADDQVTDPSGNSGARIACGVIPADD from the coding sequence GTGAGAACGCCATTCGCCCTGTTCGCCCTCGCGCTCCTGGCCGGCTGCGCCGGGATGGGCGGGGGCGGGATGGCGGCGGACGTGCACACCATCACCGTGCGCGGCGCCGACGGCGCGACGGTGGGCACGGCGCTGCTGCGGCCGGGGACGGACGGAGTGCAGGTCACGCTGAGCGTCAACGGGCTGCCGCCGGGAACGCATGGCGTGCACCTTCACCAGGCGGGGCGGTGCGACCTGCCGGACTTCACCAGCGCGGGCGGGCACCTGAACCCGGCGGGAAAGCAGCACGGGCTGCAGAACCCACAGGGGCCGCACGCGGGCGACCTGCCCAACCTGGTGGTGGACGCCAACCGGCGGGGCTCGCTCACCGGCACCGCGCGCGGAACCACGCTGGAAGGGGGCGCGGCCAACTCGCTGCGCAAGCCGGGCGGCACCGCGCTGGTGATCCACGCCAGCGCCGACGACCAGGTCACCGACCCTAGCGGCAACTCGGGCGCGCGGATCGCCTGCGGCGTGATCCCGGCGGACGACTGA
- the rho gene encoding transcription termination factor Rho, protein MSLSTQPTAAARPAAASQPADGILEVLPSGSGFLRTAVHGYQAADGDVFVSQSVIRRLGLRTGDRVQGTTGTPPGRGKSSPLDEVVTVNGLDPALARGRVDFGSLPASYPDERLKLEIVEEAPAGRGRRDYTNRIIDLISPLGKGQRALIVAPAKAGKTTVLQAIMRGVHTNYPDAALMVLLVDERPEEVTEMQMLGIGEVIASSFDCPAERHVAVAEMVLEHARRLVESGRDVVIVLDSLTRLARAYNTSERGTGRMLSGGIDSGALEKPKRFFGSARKVRGGTGSLTIIATALIDTGSRGDEVIFEEFKGTGNSEIVLDRTLADKRIYPAIDIEKSATRREEMLFPPEHLDKIFQLRRALHSLNPEDAINLLTKQMNDTRSNDELLGRLR, encoded by the coding sequence ATGAGCCTCTCCACCCAGCCGACCGCCGCGGCGCGTCCCGCCGCCGCGTCCCAGCCCGCGGACGGCATCCTCGAAGTGCTTCCCAGCGGCAGCGGCTTCCTGCGCACCGCCGTGCACGGCTACCAGGCCGCCGACGGGGACGTCTTCGTTTCGCAGTCCGTCATCCGGCGCCTGGGGCTGCGCACCGGCGACCGGGTGCAGGGCACCACGGGCACCCCGCCCGGGCGCGGCAAGAGCTCGCCCCTGGACGAGGTGGTCACGGTCAACGGGCTGGATCCCGCCCTGGCCCGCGGCCGGGTGGATTTCGGCAGCCTGCCGGCGTCGTACCCCGACGAGCGGCTGAAGCTGGAGATCGTGGAAGAGGCGCCCGCCGGCCGCGGCCGCCGCGACTACACCAACCGCATCATCGACCTGATCTCGCCGCTGGGCAAAGGGCAGCGCGCGCTGATCGTGGCCCCCGCCAAGGCAGGCAAGACCACGGTGCTGCAGGCCATCATGCGCGGCGTGCACACCAACTATCCCGACGCGGCGCTGATGGTGCTGCTGGTGGACGAGCGGCCGGAAGAAGTCACCGAAATGCAGATGCTGGGCATCGGCGAGGTGATCGCGAGCTCGTTCGATTGCCCGGCCGAGCGGCACGTGGCGGTGGCCGAGATGGTGCTGGAGCACGCGCGGCGCCTGGTGGAAAGCGGCCGCGACGTGGTGATCGTGCTCGACTCGCTGACCCGCCTGGCGCGCGCCTACAACACCAGCGAGCGCGGCACGGGCCGCATGCTTTCGGGCGGCATCGACAGCGGCGCGCTGGAAAAGCCCAAGCGCTTCTTCGGCAGCGCGCGCAAGGTGCGGGGCGGCACCGGCAGCCTTACCATCATCGCCACGGCGCTGATCGACACGGGCAGCCGTGGCGACGAGGTGATCTTCGAGGAGTTCAAGGGCACGGGCAACAGCGAAATCGTGCTCGACCGCACGCTGGCCGACAAGCGCATCTACCCGGCCATCGACATCGAGAAGAGCGCCACCCGCCGGGAGGAGATGCTGTTTCCGCCCGAGCACCTGGACAAGATCTTCCAGCTTCGGCGCGCGCTTCACTCGCTGAACCCCGAAGACGCGATCAACCTGCTGACCAAGCAGATGAACGACACGCGCAGCAACGACGAGCTCCTCGGCCGCCTGCGCTGA
- a CDS encoding ABC transporter substrate-binding protein: MRGQTWGRRTAALTTVMLAFAMAACGGGGGDQKAQGPADDDAPAGNFKTFTGHAPGGSLIVLAEGDPDDLNPLTYDSNTAYQLVHLMFRALGRRDSTLVSYTPDLLQGWEQPDSATVLLKVRPGLKWHDGRPVTATDVVFTIERQKDPKTASPRTADVAGVETVRATDSMTVEVKLNRTGPSTLNALLEVVPVPRHLLESVAPEALRHAPFSSNPVGNGLFRFGTWQKGQQVTVVANEDAPEGRPALDRIVVRNVPEPTARLTELMNGNADLAKIPAHQYKELQNARGLQLHTAAQVRPAWITWNVNRPPVNDPAVRRAILMGVNRQGLVSGLFGEKGSPAMSVIPPKLSPGGSARPIPYDVNGARQLLAQAGWVDTNRDGIVEKNGQPLRVEVEFSSSDPIRGDMLIAMQAQLKQIGVDLAPRQYERTTWVERLRGRNFTGSFWGWGWGPGVMGPNAEMVFHSRSIPPKGANFAGYSNPRTDALIDSILAQNDKAQAQGLWQRLEQQLIDDAAYAPIFLDPEFYAANERFGNVKFRGPEWWEDVIYWHIPANRRLPRDRARG; this comes from the coding sequence ATGCGGGGACAGACGTGGGGGCGGCGGACGGCCGCGTTGACGACGGTGATGCTGGCGTTCGCCATGGCGGCGTGCGGCGGCGGTGGTGGAGACCAGAAGGCGCAGGGGCCGGCGGATGACGACGCCCCGGCGGGCAACTTCAAGACGTTCACGGGCCACGCCCCGGGGGGCAGCCTGATCGTGCTGGCCGAGGGCGACCCCGACGACCTGAACCCGCTGACCTACGACAGCAACACCGCGTATCAGCTGGTGCACCTGATGTTCCGCGCACTGGGCCGGCGCGACAGCACGCTGGTCAGCTACACGCCCGACCTGCTGCAGGGGTGGGAGCAGCCCGACAGCGCCACCGTGCTGCTGAAGGTGCGGCCCGGCCTCAAGTGGCACGACGGCCGGCCGGTGACGGCGACCGACGTGGTCTTCACCATCGAGCGGCAGAAGGACCCCAAGACCGCATCGCCCCGCACGGCCGACGTGGCGGGCGTGGAGACCGTGCGGGCCACGGACAGCATGACGGTGGAGGTGAAGCTCAACCGCACGGGACCGTCCACCCTGAACGCGCTGCTGGAGGTGGTGCCCGTTCCCCGGCACCTGCTGGAGTCCGTGGCGCCCGAGGCGCTGCGCCACGCGCCGTTCAGCAGCAACCCGGTGGGCAACGGGCTGTTCCGCTTCGGCACCTGGCAAAAGGGGCAGCAGGTGACGGTGGTGGCCAACGAGGATGCCCCGGAGGGCCGGCCCGCGCTGGATCGCATCGTCGTCCGCAACGTTCCCGAGCCCACGGCCCGGCTGACGGAGCTGATGAACGGCAACGCCGACCTGGCGAAGATCCCGGCGCACCAGTACAAGGAGCTGCAGAACGCCCGCGGCCTGCAGCTTCACACCGCCGCGCAGGTTCGGCCGGCGTGGATCACCTGGAACGTCAACCGGCCGCCGGTGAACGACCCCGCCGTGCGCCGCGCCATCCTGATGGGCGTCAACCGGCAGGGGCTGGTCTCGGGGCTGTTCGGCGAGAAGGGCTCGCCCGCGATGTCCGTCATTCCGCCCAAGCTGAGCCCCGGCGGCAGCGCCCGGCCCATTCCGTATGACGTCAACGGCGCCAGGCAGCTGCTGGCCCAGGCGGGGTGGGTAGACACCAATCGGGACGGCATCGTCGAAAAGAACGGCCAGCCGCTGCGCGTGGAGGTGGAGTTCAGCAGCTCCGACCCCATCCGCGGCGACATGCTGATCGCCATGCAGGCGCAGCTGAAGCAGATCGGGGTAGACCTGGCCCCGCGGCAGTACGAGCGCACCACCTGGGTGGAGCGGCTGCGCGGGCGCAACTTCACCGGCTCGTTCTGGGGCTGGGGATGGGGGCCGGGGGTGATGGGCCCCAACGCCGAGATGGTGTTCCACTCGCGGTCCATTCCGCCCAAGGGCGCCAACTTCGCGGGGTACAGCAATCCCCGGACGGACGCGCTGATCGACAGCATCCTGGCGCAGAACGACAAGGCGCAGGCGCAGGGGCTGTGGCAGCGGCTCGAGCAGCAGCTGATCGACGACGCGGCGTACGCGCCCATCTTTTTGGACCCGGAGTTCTACGCGGCCAACGAGCGGTTCGGCAACGTGAAGTTCCGCGGCCCCGAGTGGTGGGAAGACGTGATCTACTGGCACATTCCGGCCAACCGCCGCCTGCCGCGCGACCGCGCGCGGGGGTAA
- a CDS encoding amidohydrolase family protein, with protein MRRLTILAAASAAIALPVHAQVAVRGETVYTMAGAAIRDGVVLIGANGKIERVGPASEVQVPAGYRVLTGRVVTPGLVDAHSVIGLAGALGQAHDQDQLDRTEALQPELRAIDAYNARDELVSWLRGFGVTTVHTGHGPGALISGQTMIVKTRGDDVGDALVDTATMVAFTLGPSVGQNFRNAGTRARGMALVRTELIRAQEYARKQRAGDAQPRDLGHEMLGRVLNREMPALVTANRVSEILAALRLKEEFGLDLVLDGAAESYMVIDEIRRAGVPVIIHPSMVRLTGETQSATLETARRLREAGITVALQSGYEGYVPKTRVVLFEAAIAAANGMAFEDALRTITIDAARVIGLGDRVGSLERGKDGDVAVFDGDPFEYTSHVCAVVIEGQVVSETCR; from the coding sequence ATGCGCAGGCTGACGATTCTCGCGGCCGCATCGGCGGCGATCGCGCTTCCGGTGCACGCCCAGGTGGCGGTGCGGGGCGAGACGGTGTACACCATGGCCGGCGCCGCCATCCGCGACGGCGTGGTGCTGATCGGCGCGAACGGAAAGATCGAGCGCGTGGGCCCCGCCTCCGAGGTGCAGGTGCCGGCGGGCTATCGCGTGCTCACCGGCCGCGTGGTGACGCCCGGGCTGGTGGATGCGCACTCCGTCATCGGCCTCGCCGGCGCGCTGGGGCAGGCGCACGACCAGGACCAGCTGGACCGCACGGAGGCGCTGCAGCCCGAGCTTCGCGCCATCGACGCCTACAACGCCCGCGACGAGCTGGTGTCGTGGCTGCGCGGCTTCGGCGTGACGACGGTGCACACGGGGCATGGGCCAGGCGCGCTGATCAGCGGGCAGACCATGATCGTCAAGACGCGCGGCGACGACGTGGGCGACGCACTGGTCGACACGGCGACGATGGTGGCGTTCACCCTGGGACCGTCCGTGGGCCAGAACTTCCGCAACGCCGGCACGCGGGCGCGCGGGATGGCGCTGGTGCGGACCGAGCTGATCCGGGCGCAGGAGTACGCCCGCAAGCAGCGCGCGGGCGATGCGCAGCCGCGCGACCTGGGGCACGAGATGCTGGGGCGCGTGCTGAACCGCGAGATGCCGGCGCTGGTCACCGCCAACCGCGTATCGGAAATCCTGGCGGCGCTGCGGCTGAAGGAGGAGTTCGGCTTGGACCTGGTGCTGGACGGCGCGGCCGAGTCGTACATGGTGATCGACGAGATCCGGCGGGCCGGCGTTCCCGTGATCATCCATCCGTCCATGGTGCGGCTGACGGGAGAAACGCAGAGCGCCACGCTGGAGACGGCGCGCCGCCTGCGCGAGGCGGGGATCACCGTGGCGCTGCAGAGCGGGTACGAGGGCTACGTGCCCAAGACGCGCGTGGTGCTGTTCGAGGCGGCCATCGCGGCGGCGAACGGCATGGCGTTCGAGGATGCCCTGCGGACCATCACCATCGACGCGGCGCGCGTCATTGGGCTCGGCGACCGCGTGGGTTCGCTGGAGCGCGGCAAGGATGGCGACGTGGCCGTGTTCGACGGCGACCCGTTCGAGTACACGTCCCACGTCTGCGCCGTCGTCATCGAGGGACAGGTGGTCAGCGAGACCTGCCGGTAA
- a CDS encoding superoxide dismutase family protein: protein MTRNGYVLAAAAVMLGACGPAAQEAGPAAVPRTFTAPLYDTRGTQVGTVALTERGDSTHVMVHATGVAAGTHGTHLHAVGRCDEPDFTTAGPHLNPTNNQHGTRNPRGPHLGDLPNLTVGSNREGHMEAVVAAAWRPGTLPLFDADGTALVVHAAADDQRTDPSGNSGARIACAVVAAPAAQASAGVAGSHGEAR, encoded by the coding sequence ATGACGAGGAACGGATACGTGCTGGCCGCCGCGGCGGTCATGCTGGGGGCGTGCGGGCCGGCGGCGCAGGAGGCGGGGCCGGCCGCGGTTCCGCGCACCTTCACGGCACCGCTCTACGATACGCGCGGCACGCAGGTGGGCACGGTGGCGCTGACGGAGCGGGGCGATTCCACGCACGTGATGGTGCACGCCACGGGCGTGGCGGCGGGGACGCACGGGACGCACCTTCACGCGGTGGGCCGATGCGACGAACCGGACTTCACCACGGCGGGGCCGCACCTGAACCCCACCAACAACCAGCACGGGACGCGCAACCCGCGAGGCCCGCACTTGGGCGACCTTCCGAACCTTACCGTGGGCTCCAACCGCGAGGGTCACATGGAGGCGGTGGTCGCCGCGGCATGGCGGCCCGGGACGCTGCCCCTGTTCGACGCGGACGGCACCGCGCTGGTGGTGCACGCCGCCGCGGACGACCAGCGGACCGACCCCAGCGGCAACTCCGGCGCGCGCATCGCCTGCGCCGTGGTGGCGGCCCCGGCCGCGCAGGCCAGTGCCGGCGTGGCGGGCTCGCACGGGGAGGCGCGGTGA
- a CDS encoding BlaI/MecI/CopY family transcriptional regulator, giving the protein MEISFTERELDVMGVLWDTGGATVAEVRERLHDDLAYTTVLTVLRTLEEKGHVGHTEEGKAHRYHPLVERQDAGTSALKRMLRKLFKNSPELLLTQLVSDRDLSDGELRRMKQMLDERLEKEAP; this is encoded by the coding sequence GTGGAAATCAGCTTTACAGAGCGTGAGCTGGACGTGATGGGAGTGCTGTGGGACACCGGCGGCGCCACCGTCGCCGAGGTCCGCGAGCGCCTTCACGACGACCTTGCCTACACTACGGTGCTCACCGTCCTGCGCACGCTGGAGGAGAAGGGGCACGTGGGCCACACGGAAGAGGGCAAGGCGCACCGCTACCACCCGCTGGTGGAACGTCAGGATGCCGGCACCAGCGCGCTCAAGCGCATGCTGCGCAAGCTGTTCAAGAACTCGCCCGAGCTGCTGCTGACCCAGCTGGTGTCGGACCGCGACCTGTCGGATGGCGAGCTGCGGCGGATGAAGCAGATGCTGGACGAACGCCTGGAAAAGGAGGCGCCGTGA
- a CDS encoding amidohydrolase family protein: MRRTLSAALVGVVAAAGALSAQEQPHAFRGATLLPIAGQPIQNGVLVVQGGKITAIGGADTPIPAGAVVHDATGKTIMPGLVDTHSHIGGGDGGDRSSPMHPSVRILDAIDARDDGIQKAQAGGITTVNVMPGSGLLMSGQTVYLKLRDGNDIYDLAYCRDVLRDICGGMKMANGTNPRGEPPHPGTRARAASMMRERFVRAQEYRDKARRAGGLDKVTPRDLEMEGLVEVLDGRRTVHFHTHRADDILTALRLAQEFGFRIVLHHVSEAWKVADDIARSGAASSIIVVDAPGGKLEAIDTRYENGVALERAGAPVAFHTDDGITDSRWFLRQAGLGVRAGMSRERALEAMTIAGARMLGLQDRVGTLERGKDADFVVLSGDPFSVYTRVEQTWVEGSKVFDFGDANDRMYAVGGFGVFGDGAAHAHEGEEGH; this comes from the coding sequence ATGCGACGTACCCTGTCCGCGGCGCTCGTGGGCGTGGTGGCCGCCGCCGGCGCGCTGAGCGCCCAGGAGCAGCCACACGCGTTTCGCGGCGCCACCCTCCTTCCCATCGCCGGCCAGCCGATCCAGAACGGCGTGCTGGTGGTGCAGGGCGGAAAGATCACCGCCATCGGCGGCGCCGACACGCCCATCCCCGCGGGCGCCGTAGTCCATGACGCCACCGGCAAGACCATCATGCCCGGGCTGGTGGACACGCACTCGCACATCGGCGGGGGTGACGGCGGCGACCGGTCGTCGCCCATGCATCCGTCCGTGCGGATCCTGGACGCCATCGACGCGCGCGACGACGGCATCCAGAAGGCGCAGGCGGGCGGCATCACCACCGTCAACGTGATGCCCGGCTCGGGCCTGCTGATGAGCGGCCAGACCGTGTACCTGAAGCTGCGCGACGGCAACGACATCTACGACCTGGCGTACTGCCGCGACGTGCTGCGCGACATCTGCGGCGGGATGAAGATGGCCAACGGCACCAACCCGCGCGGCGAGCCGCCGCATCCCGGCACGCGCGCGCGCGCCGCGTCCATGATGCGCGAACGGTTCGTCCGCGCGCAGGAGTACCGCGACAAGGCGCGCCGTGCCGGCGGGCTCGACAAGGTGACGCCGCGCGACCTGGAGATGGAGGGGCTCGTGGAGGTGCTCGACGGGCGCCGCACGGTGCACTTTCACACCCACCGCGCCGACGACATCCTCACCGCGCTGCGGCTGGCCCAGGAGTTCGGGTTCCGCATCGTGCTCCACCACGTCAGCGAGGCGTGGAAGGTGGCCGACGACATCGCGCGTTCGGGCGCGGCCTCGTCCATCATCGTCGTCGATGCGCCGGGTGGTAAGCTGGAGGCCATCGACACCCGCTACGAGAACGGCGTGGCGCTGGAGCGCGCGGGCGCGCCGGTGGCCTTTCACACGGACGATGGCATCACCGACAGCCGCTGGTTCCTGCGCCAGGCGGGGCTGGGCGTGCGCGCGGGGATGTCGCGCGAGCGGGCGCTGGAGGCCATGACCATCGCCGGGGCCCGGATGCTGGGGCTGCAGGACCGCGTGGGCACGCTGGAGCGCGGCAAGGATGCCGATTTCGTGGTCCTTTCCGGCGATCCCTTCTCCGTCTACACCCGCGTGGAGCAGACGTGGGTGGAGGGGAGCAAGGTGTTCGATTTCGGGGATGCGAACGACCGCATGTACGCCGTGGGCGGCTTCGGCGTGTTCGGCGACGGCGCCGCGCACGCCCACGAAGGCGAGGAGGGCCACTGA
- a CDS encoding M56 family metallopeptidase, which translates to MVHWMAYCLAIGALLSAAALAMEAALRAFRRPARWVWAAALALSIGIPAAVRWVPRAAEPAASTLAGAAPLASGTASIAPAAPVAAARPRIDLHALDRPLIVGWAGLSIGVALAWLAAWGALQWRRRSWRERKVDGVRVLVSADTGPAVVGWIRGRIVLPEWVVRDANPSVRRMILQHETEHLVAGDPRMLALALVCVALVPWSPAAWWQLRRLRLAMEVDCDARVLARRADVRTYGELLLEVGRRGAGIRLPSAAMSEPRSFLERRIRMITKTNPPRRFRTALTGALLFVAALGATAAVPLPAGPVVRALNAAAAPVRGDTVPARMTNSYEVQRAFNNLVLRPAQARGDSGSVSVEIHVTAMGGVSETVVTGSSDPRYAAPARQVLARARFRPATVNGEAVPASVTMTFWFGSEVTLREGDTEGGVQPARAADPAHLSAHDALERYYPGVLEHGPGQEGYFVFILSPQGQVIAHSRSAAPAVPQNPWETDAVRALLERSGLHRDQMQNSMSVSRIGGTDLGPVPIQMILLRVKGPAPSPGAAGATN; encoded by the coding sequence ATGGTGCACTGGATGGCGTACTGCCTGGCGATCGGCGCACTGCTCTCCGCCGCCGCCCTGGCGATGGAGGCCGCCCTGCGGGCCTTTCGCCGGCCGGCCCGGTGGGTGTGGGCTGCCGCGCTGGCGCTTTCCATCGGCATCCCCGCCGCTGTCCGCTGGGTTCCGCGCGCCGCCGAGCCGGCCGCTTCCACGCTCGCCGGGGCGGCTCCACTGGCCAGCGGCACGGCGTCCATCGCGCCCGCGGCTCCGGTGGCCGCCGCACGCCCACGGATCGATCTCCACGCGCTGGACCGGCCTCTCATTGTGGGCTGGGCGGGACTGTCGATCGGGGTCGCGCTGGCCTGGCTCGCCGCCTGGGGCGCGCTGCAGTGGCGGCGGCGGTCATGGCGGGAGCGGAAGGTCGATGGCGTGCGCGTCCTGGTCTCCGCCGACACCGGGCCCGCCGTGGTCGGATGGATCCGCGGCAGGATCGTGCTTCCCGAGTGGGTGGTGCGGGACGCCAACCCGTCCGTCCGCCGCATGATCCTGCAGCACGAGACCGAGCACCTGGTCGCGGGCGATCCCCGGATGCTGGCCCTCGCGCTGGTCTGCGTCGCCTTGGTGCCGTGGAGCCCGGCCGCGTGGTGGCAGCTGCGGCGGCTGCGCCTGGCGATGGAGGTGGATTGCGATGCGCGCGTCCTGGCGCGGCGGGCGGACGTTCGGACGTACGGCGAGCTGCTGCTGGAGGTGGGGCGCCGCGGGGCGGGAATTCGCCTGCCTAGTGCGGCGATGTCGGAACCGAGAAGCTTTCTGGAGAGGAGAATCCGAATGATCACGAAGACCAATCCCCCCCGTCGGTTCCGAACGGCTCTCACGGGCGCCCTGCTGTTCGTCGCAGCCCTGGGGGCCACGGCCGCCGTTCCCCTCCCCGCAGGTCCCGTGGTCCGGGCGCTGAATGCGGCCGCCGCTCCGGTACGGGGCGACACGGTGCCGGCCAGGATGACGAACTCGTATGAAGTGCAGCGCGCGTTCAACAACCTGGTGCTTCGGCCCGCCCAGGCCCGCGGCGACTCGGGTTCAGTTTCGGTGGAAATCCATGTCACGGCGATGGGCGGGGTGAGCGAGACGGTGGTCACCGGCAGCTCCGATCCGCGCTACGCCGCGCCCGCGCGCCAGGTACTGGCCCGGGCTCGGTTTCGCCCCGCGACGGTGAACGGTGAAGCCGTACCCGCGTCCGTCACCATGACTTTCTGGTTCGGCTCGGAGGTCACGCTGCGCGAGGGCGACACCGAAGGCGGCGTTCAGCCGGCCCGTGCAGCGGACCCCGCGCACCTTTCGGCGCACGACGCGCTGGAACGCTACTATCCCGGCGTGCTCGAGCACGGCCCCGGCCAGGAGGGCTACTTCGTGTTCATCCTTTCGCCCCAGGGGCAGGTGATCGCCCACTCCCGCTCCGCCGCTCCCGCCGTACCCCAGAACCCGTGGGAGACCGACGCGGTGCGGGCGCTCCTCGAACGGTCGGGATTGCACCGCGACCAGATGCAGAACTCGATGAGTGTATCGCGGATCGGCGGCACCGACCTGGGGCCGGTGCCTATCCAGATGATCCTGCTTCGGGTAAAGGGGCCGGCCCCTTCACCCGGCGCGGCGGGCGCAACCAACTGA
- the mrdA gene encoding penicillin-binding protein 2: protein MSRFQEFSVRPADPFHPHSRRQRALTGILFCVFALGLLGSAFFRTQILRNNEFLLRADDNRFDVVPIAAPRGTVFDRNGKIVAETVTGYALLVEPGPADSVRARVSAVAGLLRLDTATIEGAVRASATSRGKPVMVSRLLTFEQVSKLEERNGRIQGLVLQPYPVRRYPAGPAVAHVVGYVLEINDRELQSKEFQGYRQGQHIGKTGIERQYEADLGGTMGAQYVEVDARGRVLGRFAPTVSDPPEPGKDLKLTLDLDLQRYAHQIFPEGMRGAVVAMVPSTGEILAMYSAPAYDPNLFVGGVSGTDWALLNEDPARPMLNRALAGTYPPASTWKLATAIAALERGVMKPADVMPIPCVGGMAYAGRYSRCMKREGHGPQDLTRAIANSCNVYFYQLGIRLGLENLTSAGTRLGFSRATGVDLPGERVGTFPSGRDWYVRRFGWRPPPSEVMNLAIGQGPNSQTPLRMAQFYSALAGGGVARRPHMLMGSDAPVETDLGVSGETLGSLWQGLAAVIEAGGTAHAVELRRFKLYGKTGTSQNSADPTKDHAWFTGFAGPRGGKAEVVIAVIVEFGDSGSGAAAPLAAQIAEYYLNKKHGFRNPELVPESIAARVSR from the coding sequence ATGTCACGCTTCCAGGAATTCTCCGTCCGCCCCGCGGACCCGTTTCACCCCCATTCCCGCCGCCAGCGCGCGCTGACCGGCATCCTTTTCTGCGTCTTCGCGCTGGGGCTGCTGGGGTCGGCGTTCTTCCGCACGCAGATCCTGCGGAACAACGAGTTCCTGCTTCGCGCCGACGACAACCGCTTCGACGTCGTTCCCATCGCCGCGCCCCGTGGCACCGTCTTCGACCGCAACGGAAAGATCGTCGCCGAAACGGTGACGGGCTACGCGCTCCTGGTGGAGCCGGGCCCGGCCGATTCGGTGCGCGCCCGCGTGTCGGCCGTGGCCGGGCTCCTTCGCCTGGACACCGCCACCATCGAGGGCGCCGTGCGCGCCTCGGCCACCAGCCGGGGAAAGCCGGTGATGGTGTCGCGGCTGCTCACCTTCGAGCAGGTGTCCAAGCTCGAGGAGCGCAACGGGCGCATCCAGGGCCTGGTGCTTCAGCCCTACCCCGTGCGCCGCTACCCGGCGGGCCCGGCGGTGGCGCACGTGGTGGGCTACGTGCTGGAGATCAACGACCGCGAGCTGCAGAGCAAGGAGTTCCAGGGCTATCGCCAGGGCCAGCACATCGGCAAGACGGGGATCGAGCGGCAGTACGAGGCGGACCTGGGCGGCACCATGGGCGCGCAGTACGTGGAGGTGGACGCGCGCGGACGGGTGCTGGGCCGCTTTGCCCCCACCGTGTCGGACCCGCCCGAGCCGGGGAAGGACCTGAAGCTCACCCTGGACCTGGATCTTCAGCGCTACGCCCACCAGATCTTTCCGGAGGGAATGCGGGGCGCCGTGGTGGCCATGGTGCCGTCCACGGGCGAGATCCTGGCCATGTACTCGGCGCCCGCGTACGACCCCAACCTGTTCGTGGGCGGCGTGTCGGGTACGGACTGGGCGCTGCTGAACGAGGACCCCGCGCGCCCCATGCTGAACCGCGCCCTGGCGGGCACCTATCCCCCGGCCAGCACCTGGAAGCTGGCGACGGCAATCGCCGCGCTGGAGCGCGGAGTCATGAAGCCGGCGGACGTGATGCCCATCCCCTGCGTGGGCGGCATGGCGTACGCCGGGCGCTACTCGCGCTGCATGAAGCGCGAGGGGCACGGCCCGCAGGACCTTACGCGGGCCATCGCCAACTCGTGCAACGTGTACTTCTACCAGCTGGGAATCCGCCTGGGGCTGGAGAACCTGACGAGCGCCGGGACGCGGCTGGGCTTCAGCCGGGCCACGGGCGTGGACCTTCCGGGCGAGCGCGTGGGCACCTTTCCCAGCGGGCGCGACTGGTACGTCCGCCGCTTCGGCTGGCGCCCGCCCCCCAGCGAGGTCATGAACCTCGCCATCGGGCAGGGCCCCAACTCGCAGACGCCGCTGCGCATGGCGCAGTTCTACTCTGCCCTTGCCGGCGGGGGCGTCGCACGGCGGCCGCACATGCTGATGGGCAGCGACGCGCCGGTGGAAACGGACCTGGGCGTCAGCGGAGAAACGCTGGGCTCGCTGTGGCAGGGGCTGGCCGCCGTGATCGAGGCGGGCGGCACCGCGCACGCGGTGGAACTGCGGCGCTTCAAGCTGTACGGCAAGACGGGCACGTCGCAGAACTCGGCCGACCCCACCAAGGACCACGCCTGGTTCACGGGCTTCGCCGGCCCGCGCGGCGGCAAGGCCGAGGTGGTGATCGCCGTGATCGTGGAGTTCGGCGACAGCGGCTCGGGCGCCGCGGCCCCCCTCGCGGCGCAGATCGCCGAGTACTACCTGAACAAGAAGCACGGCTTCCGGAACCCGGAGCTGGTGCCGGAGTCCATCGCGGCCAGGGTCTCCCGGTAA